The Methanosphaera stadtmanae DSM 3091 genome includes a window with the following:
- a CDS encoding tRNA (adenine-N1)-methyltransferase encodes MKIIVDKKNRKYVIHNTEFHTEKGVISQEDIINAKVGDVLETHMGKKYTVIEPNINDYIDLMKRNCSILLPQDLGLITGFTGIGYGSKIVESGTGAGSSLLFFANIVGPDGHVSSYEIREDFVKIIKENISGTDFKNITLYNQDVTEGFKEEDNSIDLVFLDLPKPGEVIEDAYRILKTGGFITVYTPYVEQFQIVNKVLGKSGFKNIKIREGNVRELEIKKNKTRPNSRMAGHTGYITFARKL; translated from the coding sequence ATGAAAATAATAGTAGACAAGAAAAATAGAAAATATGTAATACATAATACAGAGTTTCATACAGAAAAAGGAGTAATATCTCAGGAAGATATTATAAATGCTAAGGTTGGTGATGTACTTGAAACTCATATGGGTAAGAAATATACTGTAATTGAACCTAACATTAATGATTATATTGATTTAATGAAAAGAAATTGTTCTATTTTATTACCACAAGATTTAGGATTAATCACTGGTTTTACTGGTATTGGTTATGGTAGTAAAATTGTTGAATCAGGTACTGGTGCTGGAAGTAGTCTACTATTTTTTGCTAATATTGTTGGTCCAGATGGTCATGTTTCTAGTTATGAAATTAGAGAAGATTTTGTTAAAATAATTAAAGAAAATATTAGTGGCACTGATTTTAAAAATATAACATTATATAATCAAGATGTAACTGAAGGCTTTAAAGAGGAAGATAATTCTATAGATTTAGTATTTCTAGATTTACCAAAACCTGGAGAAGTTATTGAAGATGCATATCGAATACTAAAAACTGGTGGTTTTATAACTGTTTACACACCATATGTTGAACAGTTCCAAATTGTTAATAAAGTATTAGGTAAATCTGGTTTTAAAAACATTAAAATTAGAGAAGGAAATGTTAGAGAATTAGAAATTAAGAAGAATAAAACACGACCAAACAGTAGAATGGCTGGTCATACTGGTTATATTACATTTGCTAGAAAATTATAA
- a CDS encoding aconitase X: MKEDCDNMQLTKYEEDMYNGEYGEGKAECMEILVSLGKIYDAEKMIPITSAQVSGVSYKTIGDAGLDFVVDLGKKADVTLETMLNPAGVDIENWQELGFSKEFTDKQIDIINGYESIGVMSTCTCTPYLIGNTPMLNEHVAWSESSAVCYVNSVIGARTNREGGPSALLAAIVGRTPYYGNHILENRVADMIFNVDYDFVNEAEIGALGYYVGQIVNDKKPYFRINKNPGRNNLKTLGAALASSGAVSLYHVENVTPEADYSRCHDSFEELETVTVDKNMIEETLEQLTTTDKIPDLVCLGCPHASISEIQEVANLVKDKKLTKDLWICTSKAIKSISKQCGYLDIIEKAGGKIVSDTCMVVAPIEELDYEVIGVNSAKAANYVPNMCKLDVVYDTVENLINMISE, encoded by the coding sequence ATGAAAGAAGATTGTGATAATATGCAGCTTACAAAATATGAAGAAGACATGTATAATGGTGAATATGGAGAAGGAAAAGCAGAATGTATGGAAATTCTAGTAAGTTTAGGTAAAATATATGATGCTGAAAAAATGATTCCTATTACATCTGCCCAAGTATCTGGAGTTTCATATAAAACTATTGGAGATGCTGGATTAGATTTTGTAGTTGATTTAGGTAAAAAGGCAGATGTTACCCTTGAAACCATGTTAAATCCTGCAGGTGTAGATATTGAGAATTGGCAGGAATTAGGATTTAGTAAAGAATTTACTGATAAACAAATTGATATAATCAATGGATATGAAAGTATTGGTGTTATGAGTACTTGTACATGTACACCATATCTTATAGGAAATACACCTATGCTTAATGAACATGTTGCTTGGTCAGAATCATCTGCTGTATGTTATGTTAATAGTGTTATTGGTGCTAGAACTAATCGTGAAGGTGGACCAAGTGCACTTCTTGCAGCTATTGTTGGAAGAACACCATATTATGGAAATCATATACTTGAAAATAGAGTAGCTGATATGATATTTAATGTAGATTATGATTTTGTAAATGAAGCAGAAATTGGTGCTTTAGGTTATTATGTTGGACAGATTGTTAATGATAAAAAACCATACTTTAGAATTAATAAAAATCCTGGACGTAATAATTTAAAAACATTAGGTGCAGCTCTAGCTTCTAGTGGTGCTGTGAGTTTGTACCATGTGGAGAATGTTACTCCAGAGGCTGATTATTCAAGGTGTCATGATTCATTTGAAGAACTTGAAACAGTGACTGTTGATAAAAACATGATTGAAGAAACTCTTGAACAATTAACTACTACTGATAAAATACCTGATCTAGTATGTCTTGGTTGTCCTCATGCATCTATATCTGAAATTCAGGAAGTTGCTAACTTAGTTAAAGACAAGAAATTAACTAAAGATCTATGGATTTGTACTTCAAAAGCTATTAAATCAATAAGTAAACAGTGTGGATACTTGGATATTATTGAAAAAGCTGGAGGTAAAATTGTATCTGATACTTGTATGGTTGTTGCTCCTATTGAAGAGTTAGACTATGAAGTTATCGGAGTAAATTCTGCTAAAGCAGCAAATTATGTTCCAAATATGTGTAAATTAGATGTTGTATACGATACTGTTGAAAATTTAATAAATATGATTTCAGAATAA
- a CDS encoding Cdc6/Cdc18 family protein, which produces MNNIFKTINNKDSIFLTKKYLDHRFIPETLPHRDEKIKSIAQYWVESLDKITPPDITIYGKTGTGKTAVTLYAKKQLEEVAAEQNLNIRVEYIRCTDYNTEYQILARLCQQLGKPVPYRGWTKAEVVNAFRNLFKKNILGEDLILIVILDEVDVILKNDGDNILYTLTRTDNVAITSISNYIDFKQFIKPKVKSSLRDREIVFPPYNAQQLIDILKERSKVSFSEGAISEGVIALCSALAAKEEGDARYALDLLKTSGEIADEKESSVIEESFVKEAKDRIEHSKIIDVVVTLPIQQQKVLESITYLTKKREEITSGRLYEVYQDLAKNDKVSYRRIFDFINELEMLGLISTNTISRGRGKGRTNIITLQCDIELIDKALIYKD; this is translated from the coding sequence ATGAATAATATATTTAAAACAATCAACAATAAAGATTCGATATTTTTAACAAAAAAATACCTTGATCATAGATTTATACCTGAAACTCTACCTCACAGAGATGAAAAAATTAAATCCATTGCTCAATATTGGGTAGAATCACTTGATAAAATAACACCTCCTGACATTACCATTTACGGTAAAACAGGAACTGGTAAAACAGCTGTTACACTCTATGCTAAAAAACAGTTAGAAGAAGTAGCTGCTGAACAAAATCTAAATATTCGTGTCGAATACATTCGTTGTACTGATTATAATACAGAATATCAGATACTTGCACGTTTATGTCAACAATTAGGAAAACCTGTTCCATATAGAGGATGGACAAAAGCAGAAGTAGTAAATGCTTTTAGAAATTTATTTAAGAAAAATATTCTTGGTGAAGATTTAATTTTAATAGTAATTTTAGATGAAGTGGATGTTATTCTTAAAAATGATGGAGACAATATATTATACACATTAACACGTACTGATAACGTAGCAATTACATCAATAAGTAATTATATTGACTTTAAACAATTCATTAAACCTAAAGTAAAAAGTAGTTTAAGAGATAGGGAAATTGTATTTCCTCCATACAATGCACAACAATTAATAGATATTCTAAAAGAAAGATCAAAAGTATCCTTCAGTGAAGGAGCAATATCTGAAGGTGTAATAGCATTATGTTCTGCACTTGCTGCAAAAGAAGAAGGAGATGCACGTTATGCTCTTGATTTATTAAAAACATCTGGGGAAATTGCAGATGAAAAAGAATCTTCTGTTATTGAAGAAAGTTTCGTAAAAGAAGCAAAAGATCGTATTGAACATAGTAAAATAATAGATGTTGTTGTAACACTTCCAATTCAACAACAAAAAGTTCTTGAATCAATAACTTACTTAACAAAAAAACGAGAAGAAATAACTTCTGGAAGATTATATGAAGTTTATCAAGATCTAGCTAAGAATGATAAAGTATCTTATAGAAGAATCTTTGATTTTATTAATGAATTAGAAATGTTAGGTTTAATTTCTACAAATACAATCTCTAGGGGAAGAGGTAAGGGACGAACAAATATTATCACACTTCAATGTGATATAGAATTAATAGATAAAGCATTAATATATAAAGATTAA
- a CDS encoding DUF3427 domain-containing protein produces the protein MSESKFILNNTKDNIKVISTIESNLKQCDEFIISVAFITESGITPLLQILKELEEKKIPGKILTTDYLFFSQPRALIRLNNLKNIEVKLYSVNETDFGFHTKGYIFKNKKHYNIIMGSSNLTQKALTVNKEWNLLISPDSDEEINNEIIETFNEYWTEAIPLCECIDEYTNLYNENKKIQIDSWIKPRHKTLTPNNMQKSFIKNLRKSLAKNDKKGLLISATGTGKTFASAFALKEINPKKILFLVHREQIAKQAMKSYGKIFHEKTLGILSGNKKDYSVDFLFSTVQMMSKKENYERYNRDYFDFIVIDEVHRAGSVSYQKIMNYFNPIFYLGMTATPDRSDEFDIYSLFNHNIIYEIRLKNALEEDMLCSFNYFGITDNAIDVNDMSKTRIDNIIENIEYYGYSGSRVKGLIFCNNIHNAKILSKEFNNRGYRTLSLSGNNTQKERKDTIDRLVNDDRCDNLDYIITVDIFNEGVDIKEVNQIVMLRETESSIIFIQQLGRGLRKYSNKEFVVVLDFIGNYKNNFLIPVALSGDTTYNKDNIRKFMINRNNLLVGSSTVHFDRISEKRIYDSINRAKLNNLNFIRNEYIQLKNKIGRIPTLYDFYIYKQLDISFIINAMHKLNSLKSSKTYPYMVNKIDIEYELQLTELELLYLQFLTLKIINGKRPHELIILKEIIQNNTLEIDDLENILENNYNITNNKISIKSALRVLNKSFYKPREYNLYKKATFINITENNIIITDKFKKLLEKNEFRENMFDLIKLGLKQYCDKYIQHIDNMNFKLYEKYSREDIARLLNWPEKDAIYGYVIKNNIEAEKTCPFCVTYDKRENSVESTKYVNKLYDNQTLSWMATSSRTFESKDIREIMDYEKNNMKFYLFMKKNNDEGKEFYYMGPIIPTEPTETKVKDKDNVLRDTVSFKLKLKYPIREDIYEYFIN, from the coding sequence ATGTCAGAATCTAAATTTATTTTAAATAATACTAAGGATAACATCAAGGTTATTAGTACAATAGAGAGTAATTTAAAACAATGTGATGAATTTATTATCAGTGTAGCTTTTATTACTGAAAGTGGTATAACTCCCCTACTTCAAATTCTTAAGGAATTAGAAGAAAAAAAAATTCCTGGTAAAATATTAACTACAGATTACTTATTTTTTAGTCAACCAAGGGCACTTATTCGTTTAAATAACTTAAAAAATATAGAAGTTAAATTATATTCTGTTAATGAAACAGATTTTGGTTTTCATACAAAAGGATATATTTTCAAAAATAAAAAACACTACAACATCATAATGGGAAGTTCTAATTTAACTCAAAAAGCATTGACTGTTAATAAAGAATGGAATCTTCTCATATCACCAGATTCAGATGAAGAAATAAACAATGAAATAATAGAAACATTTAATGAATATTGGACAGAAGCAATACCTTTATGTGAATGTATTGATGAATATACTAACTTATATAATGAAAATAAAAAAATCCAAATCGATTCATGGATAAAACCACGACATAAAACATTAACTCCAAACAATATGCAAAAATCATTCATTAAAAATCTAAGAAAATCATTAGCAAAAAATGATAAAAAAGGATTGCTTATTAGTGCTACAGGTACTGGTAAAACATTTGCATCTGCATTTGCCTTGAAAGAAATTAATCCTAAAAAAATACTTTTTTTAGTGCATAGAGAACAGATTGCAAAACAAGCAATGAAATCCTATGGTAAAATATTTCATGAAAAGACTTTAGGAATTCTTTCTGGAAATAAAAAAGATTATTCTGTGGATTTCCTATTTAGTACTGTGCAGATGATGTCTAAAAAAGAAAATTATGAAAGATATAATAGAGATTATTTTGATTTTATTGTTATTGATGAAGTTCACAGGGCAGGATCTGTATCATATCAAAAGATTATGAATTATTTTAATCCAATATTCTACCTGGGTATGACAGCTACTCCTGATCGTAGTGATGAATTTGACATATATTCACTTTTTAATCATAATATTATCTATGAAATAAGATTAAAAAATGCTCTAGAAGAGGATATGTTATGTTCATTTAATTATTTTGGAATAACAGATAATGCTATAGATGTAAATGATATGAGCAAAACTAGAATAGATAATATCATTGAAAATATAGAGTATTATGGTTACAGTGGAAGTAGAGTTAAAGGATTAATCTTTTGTAACAATATACATAATGCTAAAATATTATCTAAAGAATTTAATAATAGAGGTTATAGAACACTTAGTTTAAGTGGAAATAACACTCAGAAAGAACGAAAAGATACTATTGATAGACTGGTTAATGATGATAGGTGTGATAACTTAGATTATATTATTACTGTTGATATTTTTAATGAGGGTGTAGATATTAAAGAAGTAAATCAAATAGTTATGCTACGTGAAACTGAAAGTAGTATTATTTTTATTCAACAACTTGGTCGTGGACTACGTAAATATAGTAATAAAGAATTTGTTGTTGTTCTTGATTTTATTGGTAATTATAAAAATAACTTTTTAATACCTGTTGCATTATCTGGAGATACCACATACAACAAGGATAATATTAGAAAGTTCATGATCAATAGAAATAATTTATTAGTAGGAAGCTCAACTGTACATTTTGATAGAATATCAGAAAAAAGAATATATGATTCTATAAACAGGGCTAAACTTAACAATTTAAATTTCATAAGAAATGAATATATTCAACTTAAAAATAAGATTGGTAGAATTCCTACATTATATGACTTCTACATATATAAACAGTTAGATATTAGTTTTATTATTAATGCAATGCATAAATTAAATTCATTAAAATCTAGTAAAACATATCCTTACATGGTAAATAAGATTGATATAGAATATGAACTTCAATTAACTGAATTGGAATTATTATATCTTCAATTTTTAACTTTAAAAATTATTAATGGTAAAAGACCACATGAATTAATAATACTTAAAGAAATTATTCAAAATAATACACTTGAAATAGATGATTTGGAAAATATTTTAGAAAATAACTACAACATAACAAACAATAAAATAAGTATTAAAAGTGCTCTACGTGTCCTTAATAAATCATTTTATAAGCCAAGAGAATATAATTTATACAAAAAAGCCACATTTATTAATATAACTGAAAATAATATTATAATTACTGATAAATTCAAAAAATTACTTGAAAAAAATGAATTTAGAGAAAATATGTTTGATTTAATTAAATTAGGTCTCAAACAATACTGTGATAAATATATTCAACATATTGATAACATGAATTTCAAGTTATATGAGAAATATTCAAGGGAAGATATTGCTCGTCTTTTAAATTGGCCTGAAAAAGATGCAATATATGGTTATGTTATTAAAAATAACATAGAAGCTGAAAAAACATGCCCATTTTGTGTTACTTATGATAAAAGAGAAAATAGTGTTGAGAGTACTAAGTATGTGAATAAACTCTATGATAATCAAACTCTAAGTTGGATGGCAACAAGTTCTAGAACTTTTGAATCTAAGGATATTAGGGAAATTATGGATTATGAAAAAAATAACATGAAATTCTACTTATTTATGAAAAAAAACAATGATGAAGGAAAAGAATTTTATTATATGGGACCAATTATTCCAACAGAACCTACAGAGACTAAAGTTAAAGATAAGGATAATGTTCTTAGGGATACTGTTAGTTTTAAACTTAAATTAAAGTATCCTATTAGGGAGGATATTTATGAATATTTTATTAATTAA
- a CDS encoding (deoxy)nucleoside triphosphate pyrophosphohydrolase, with the protein MLKKINVVAAVIKKDDKYLATQRGYGEFINMWEFPGGKIEPNETREEALVREIKEELDADITPIKFLLTVKYTYPTFKLTMHCYLCKLNDDITLLEHNAYAWLKREKLNTVKWLPADIEVIDYIINNN; encoded by the coding sequence ATGTTAAAAAAAATAAATGTTGTTGCAGCAGTAATAAAAAAAGATGATAAATATCTTGCCACACAACGAGGATATGGTGAATTTATTAATATGTGGGAGTTTCCTGGTGGAAAAATAGAACCTAATGAAACAAGAGAAGAAGCTTTAGTTAGAGAAATTAAAGAAGAGTTAGATGCTGATATTACTCCCATTAAATTTTTATTAACAGTAAAATACACTTATCCCACTTTTAAACTTACAATGCACTGTTATTTATGTAAATTAAATGATGATATTACATTATTAGAACATAATGCATACGCATGGCTTAAACGTGAAAAATTAAACACTGTTAAGTGGCTACCAGCAGATATTGAAGTTATAGACTATATAATTAACAATAATTAA
- a CDS encoding DEAD/DEAH box helicase has protein sequence MKNWIEHEYLNKNVIEGRLYQQNLAMSVLKKGNTMIVAPTAMGKTVIAALVSAERLKHYKNSKILILAPSKPLTLQHEHSFKKFLKASVTSLTGNDKPSDRKKLWNENQVICATPQTIESDIISKEYNFEDISLLILDECHHAVGSYSYVYLAQKYVQQAKNQLILGLTASPGWEESKIKEVSHNIYVNEIIIKSEDDADVAPYFNQVQTKWIKVKLTEELKEIKDLLSETLKIRLRTLKKLGIIDSISKPSKREILVEQKRLQQKIASSSNPKKEYFTGVSILTEVINIMHSQELLETQSIKTLNNYFNKLEKKKTKAAKSLKNDYKFNKAVLLTRRYKQQDIDHPKMKRLIELLNQIIDDDKKSKVIVFSQFRDTTKSIYENCNKNNLKALRFYGQASRENDKGLSQKKQIETINAFKNEDYNILISTSVAEEGIDIPSVDYVILYEPVPSEIRMIQRKGRTGRKHSGEMFILMTKGTLDESYYWSSQRKEKAMRNNVYNSHKKEITLENYVAKKEDVKVYDSNKNKIDTQEVSDEAEVVIYVDYREKNSNIMRELDKINCEVKVRTMGVGDYQITDDIIIERKTIDDFSKSITDKRLYQQAKELSNNCQKPLMIIEGENIYHTFLHPNAIRGALATIALDFKIPIIQTQNETDTAFMLKRIALREKDKDNKKPVSIRTQTKPVTLPEQQLFITESLPGIGPVSAKNLLRHFKNVKNIVNASKNELKDVEGIGEKTATNIIDVTQREFKE, from the coding sequence ATGAAAAACTGGATTGAACATGAATATTTAAATAAGAATGTAATAGAAGGAAGATTATATCAGCAAAATTTAGCTATGAGTGTCCTTAAAAAGGGTAACACCATGATAGTTGCACCTACTGCTATGGGTAAAACAGTTATTGCAGCATTAGTCTCAGCAGAACGTTTAAAACACTATAAAAACAGTAAAATACTTATATTAGCACCAAGTAAACCATTAACTCTTCAACATGAACATAGTTTTAAGAAATTTCTAAAGGCAAGTGTTACAAGTTTAACTGGAAATGATAAGCCAAGTGATAGAAAAAAATTGTGGAATGAAAACCAAGTAATATGTGCAACTCCACAAACAATAGAATCTGATATAATATCAAAGGAATATAACTTTGAAGATATAAGTTTACTTATTCTTGATGAATGTCATCATGCAGTGGGATCGTATTCCTATGTCTATCTTGCCCAAAAATATGTGCAACAGGCGAAGAATCAGTTAATATTAGGATTAACTGCCAGTCCTGGTTGGGAAGAATCAAAGATTAAGGAAGTTTCTCATAACATATATGTTAATGAGATTATAATAAAAAGTGAAGATGATGCTGATGTTGCACCATATTTTAATCAAGTGCAGACAAAGTGGATAAAAGTAAAACTTACAGAAGAATTAAAGGAAATTAAGGATTTACTCTCTGAAACTCTTAAAATTAGGTTAAGAACTCTTAAAAAATTAGGAATTATTGATTCAATTTCAAAGCCATCGAAAAGAGAAATTCTTGTTGAACAAAAAAGATTACAACAAAAGATTGCATCTAGTAGTAATCCTAAAAAGGAGTATTTTACTGGAGTATCTATTTTAACTGAAGTTATTAATATAATGCATTCACAGGAATTACTTGAAACACAGAGTATTAAAACCTTAAATAATTACTTTAATAAATTAGAGAAAAAGAAAACCAAAGCAGCAAAATCTCTTAAAAATGATTATAAATTCAATAAAGCAGTACTTTTAACTAGAAGATATAAACAACAAGATATTGATCATCCAAAAATGAAGAGATTAATAGAATTACTTAATCAAATAATTGATGATGATAAAAAAAGTAAAGTAATTGTATTTAGTCAATTTAGAGATACTACAAAGTCGATATATGAAAATTGTAATAAGAATAATCTTAAGGCTCTACGTTTCTATGGACAGGCTTCTCGTGAGAATGATAAGGGTTTAAGTCAGAAAAAACAGATTGAAACAATTAATGCTTTTAAAAATGAGGACTATAATATATTAATTTCAACAAGTGTAGCAGAGGAAGGGATAGATATACCTTCTGTAGATTATGTTATATTATATGAACCTGTACCTTCAGAAATTAGAATGATTCAAAGAAAAGGACGTACAGGACGAAAACATAGTGGTGAAATGTTTATTTTAATGACTAAAGGTACTCTTGACGAATCATATTACTGGTCAAGTCAAAGAAAAGAAAAGGCTATGAGAAATAACGTTTATAATTCTCATAAAAAGGAAATTACACTTGAAAACTACGTTGCAAAAAAGGAAGATGTTAAAGTATATGATTCTAATAAAAATAAAATAGATACACAAGAGGTTTCTGATGAAGCAGAAGTTGTAATCTATGTTGATTATAGGGAGAAAAATTCCAATATCATGCGTGAACTTGATAAGATAAATTGTGAAGTTAAGGTAAGAACCATGGGTGTTGGTGATTATCAAATAACTGATGATATTATTATTGAAAGAAAAACTATTGATGATTTTAGTAAGTCAATTACAGATAAAAGATTATATCAGCAAGCTAAAGAATTAAGTAACAATTGTCAAAAACCTTTAATGATAATTGAAGGGGAAAACATTTATCATACATTCCTTCATCCAAATGCTATAAGAGGTGCCCTTGCAACTATAGCACTTGACTTTAAAATACCAATTATACAGACACAGAATGAAACAGACACTGCATTCATGCTAAAGAGAATTGCTCTTCGTGAAAAAGATAAAGATAATAAAAAACCCGTAAGTATTAGAACACAAACAAAACCTGTAACACTTCCAGAACAACAATTATTTATTACAGAAAGTCTTCCAGGAATCGGTCCAGTATCTGCAAAAAATCTATTAAGACATTTTAAAAATGTTAAAAATATAGTAAATGCATCAAAAAATGAATTAAAAGATGTTGAAGGAATTGGAGAAAAAACAGCAACGAATATCATAGATGTAACACAACGTGAATTTAAGGAGTAA
- a CDS encoding cupin domain-containing protein, giving the protein MCEKATIYETEKLVEYQEGSVVSKEIIKKETGTVTVFAFDKNEGLSEHTAPFDAMVQVIDGTLELTIDGELFTLTKGNMIIMPANIPHALHAKERFKMVLTMIKSN; this is encoded by the coding sequence ATGTGTGAAAAAGCAACAATCTATGAAACTGAAAAATTAGTAGAATATCAGGAAGGTTCAGTAGTAAGTAAAGAAATCATTAAAAAAGAAACAGGAACAGTAACTGTTTTTGCATTTGATAAAAATGAAGGATTATCTGAACATACAGCACCATTTGATGCTATGGTTCAAGTGATTGATGGAACTTTAGAATTAACTATTGATGGTGAATTATTTACACTTACAAAAGGTAATATGATTATAATGCCAGCAAATATTCCACATGCATTACATGCAAAAGAAAGATTTAAAATGGTATTAACAATGATTAAATCAAATTAA
- the pyrB gene encoding aspartate carbamoyltransferase, whose translation MKFSLENIISIRDFKKSDVEYILNLAEEMEPIAKSQKVCHEKDGKLLGVMFYEPSTRTRLSFETAMKRLGGDVVGFNQKQGTSIQKGEVLYDTAQIVSQYTDAIVLRHDMEGAARFVSNIVDVPVINAGDGAGQHPTQTMLDLYTIKRTLGELKNLKIALVGDLKYGRTVHSLVYALAMFNVEIVFISPSELEMPPEILRDLEKLNCKFSIKNSLIENIDDVDVIYMTRIQKERFPDPKEYLKVKGQYTLTSKNLKDSNTIIMHPLPRVDEIDFNVDNLSNAMYFKQAFYGVPVRMALLDSIIK comes from the coding sequence ATGAAGTTTAGTTTAGAAAATATAATATCTATAAGAGACTTTAAAAAGAGTGATGTTGAATATATATTGAATCTTGCTGAGGAAATGGAACCTATTGCTAAATCTCAGAAGGTTTGTCATGAAAAGGATGGTAAATTATTAGGTGTTATGTTTTATGAACCATCAACTCGTACACGTTTATCATTTGAAACTGCTATGAAACGTTTAGGTGGAGATGTTGTTGGATTTAATCAAAAACAAGGTACAAGTATTCAAAAAGGTGAAGTATTATATGATACTGCTCAAATAGTTTCTCAATATACTGATGCTATTGTTTTAAGACATGATATGGAAGGAGCTGCTAGATTTGTATCAAATATTGTTGATGTTCCAGTGATAAATGCAGGTGATGGTGCAGGACAACATCCAACACAAACTATGCTAGATTTATATACTATTAAAAGAACATTAGGTGAATTAAAAAACTTAAAAATTGCTCTTGTTGGGGATTTAAAGTATGGACGTACAGTTCATAGTTTAGTTTATGCACTTGCAATGTTTAATGTGGAAATTGTATTTATATCACCAAGTGAATTAGAAATGCCACCAGAAATTCTCAGAGATTTAGAGAAATTAAATTGTAAATTTTCTATTAAAAATTCTTTAATTGAAAATATTGATGATGTGGATGTTATATATATGACTAGAATTCAAAAAGAAAGATTTCCTGATCCTAAAGAATATCTAAAAGTAAAAGGTCAATACACATTAACTAGTAAAAATTTAAAAGATTCTAATACCATCATAATGCATCCTCTTCCAAGAGTTGATGAAATTGACTTTAATGTAGATAACCTATCAAATGCTATGTACTTTAAGCAAGCATTTTATGGTGTTCCAGTAAGGATGGCATTGCTTGATTCAATAATAAAATAA